In Phoenix dactylifera cultivar Barhee BC4 chromosome 1, palm_55x_up_171113_PBpolish2nd_filt_p, whole genome shotgun sequence, the genomic stretch AGCATCACCTGCGGCGGCGGGCGGTTAAATCCAATAAAAATCTCAGTATTCGGCTGCAGCCGGAGGAGATGAGCCAATTAATTCACCTGGAGGATGCCGGCATGATCTCCTTTGGAGTGCTCGGGGGAGGAAATGGCCCAGGTCCCAGGCCAGTGTGTCCCGTCGGCCATCCACGTGGCTTTCTGGACCTTGATCGGCTCGAGCGGGTCGCCGCCGCCCTCCCTCATGTGCTTCAACATCTTCATCTCCTCCCGGGCATTGAACGCCTCGGACCGCCTCCGGATGGAATCCGGCAGTCCATTGACCCTCACCTTGAACTCGTCGTACTCCCTCTTCACCTTCCTCCGATCCTTCACGAAGTCCGTCCGCCGCTTGTTCTTGGTCGGATCGCCCTTCACGTTGAAGTAACTGTCCGGGTTCCTCGGCTCGACGTCATGCTTCCGGCAGAAGGGAACCCAGATGTTGGCAAAGCTGGCAGCCTCCGCCATGGCCTCGAAGGTGAGGAGAGCCCCTCCATCATCTGATACGTAGCATGCCAGCTTCTCCACCGGGTAGTCCACGGCCAGGATTGATAGGATGGTGTTCGCAGTGACAAGCGGGGGCTCCTTCTCCGGGTCGGCTGTCGACACGAAGACATCGACTCCGGGGAGGTCAGACCGCCCATTGGGGTTGTCCGGGGACGGCGTCTCGAACTTGTCCTTGAGGACCGACAGGTTCGTCTCCCTGTTAATCGGGCGCAGCTTGGGGAGCACATCGAGCAGCCACGAGAAGGCGAACCAAATCTCGCACACAATCGACATTCCCCAAAGCCACATCGCTTCTTCATTTGGATGCTTCACTCTCCAccccaggaagaagaagagggcgaCCAGCCGACCAAATATAAGCAGCCTGAGTCATTAAAAACAGCAAGAACCCCAGCCCCTTCTTCTTCTAATTAGAGGCACAagcatgtgtatatatataataggtAACTGAGACGACGACAACATTTTCGCAACTACATATATATCTACAGAACACCAACCTGTAAGGGCTGATGACGGCAGCGGGCATCGGAATTTTTCTAGTGAGGGGCTTCCAAGGCTTGTCCGTGGTGTCGGGGATGCCGTCGCCGATGCCCTCGTCGATGTCATCTTCGTAGATGCCGTCCTTGGGCCAGAAGGCGTTGCCGTAGCCGTAGGTTCCCTTGGTCTCGAACAGCCAGCGATTGTGGTCGAACTCGCCCGTCTGGCTCCGCATCAGCAGCGACTTGCTCGAGTTCATCACCGACATGCGGCCGTCGGCCTTGGCATTGCCGGGGGCGGGGAGAGGGAGGGCGCCGGCGCTGAAGTCGGGCACATCGTCCTCGAGGTCTCCTATCTTGTAGGGCTCCTTGCAGCCAGGGCATGCGCCTCCGTCCTTCTGGGCATCCATGTAGCAGTCTCTGCATATCTTGAACCTGACATCGTACGTGGCGTTCATGCTTCTTCAAGAACTCTTCATCGCAGGATATACCGAAGCGCTCTTTAGCCAAAAgcaagaagcaaaggaggaggaggcgtatATACCTGCATTCACAAGGATCGATGTCCTCCCCCCGCTCGTCCCGCATGACCTTGCCATCGCAGGCAGGCATGGCGCACTTGGAGCCTTTGGCGCCGGCCATCTGGGGGTGGCTCACCTCCGAATCGATCACCTTGTCCATGAGGTGTGCCCTCGTGACGCTGTTGAATCCCCCAGTGAAGAGCGAGTTCGACACGTACTGCTCCTCGGCCTTCATCGCCACGGATTGCGCCTCCGTTCCATCCATTGGCTGGTTGTCCGGCGTCGGCGGAATCTGGACCGTGTAGTTCGTGTAGTCCCCCGACAGCTCGCCCGACATGTCGATATCCTCCCTTGAGAGGCTCACATACCGTCCGCTTGACGTCCTCCTGGCGAACTTCACCGTCTGCCCGGTCGTGTTCCGGCTGCTCTGAGAGCCAGCACCTCCTCCCGGGCTGCGGATCGCCTTCTTCGATGGATTGTGTGCTTGATTTGATGCCATCTTTCTGGGCTGTTCTTTTCCTCCGCTCTTCTAATCTCTGATCATTCTTTTGATTTCCAGGCTTTCATTATCGATTTCTGTTTCAGCAAACCTGAAAATTTGGCACTGGGCATATCGATTCCAACCACTGGCGTGTTGCATTAAAACATGGTATTCTAAGAAACAAATTTCAAAAGTTGATGCTGCAAAATGTAAATCTGAACTTGCCGATGCCTCATGGCGCCTTGGGAAACATAGCATATCAAGATAGGTAGCTCTAAAAATCTAAATTCTAATGTTGCGCTTtggttgcaaattttcttgtaaACGAAGTGCAAGTGTGCGAGAAAGTATGGTGCAAAGACGTGGGCTGAGTCAGAAGGAGCTTAATGCGAACCATCACGAGctcggaagaagagagagatgaggaggaagagaaaagaCGGGGGCTGAGTCAGAAGGAAGGGTTGGTATGTTGAGAAGTTGATGGCGGGAGACTAGGTCCATACTAATTTAAAGGGGAAGAATTCTTTGGCCGGTATTTAAGCAGGGTGTTATAAGAGTGATTGGTGTTGGAATCAAGCACAAAGCGAGGCTCGCGGCCCTTCATTTCTTTCTAGTTTCTACACAGTAGAGGCTCACACGACACTCGATCGGTAAGCCATTGAATCCTGTCGGAACAATAATTAACAGCCGTCAATGCCACAGGGCGAAAGactaggagaagaaagaaactaacTACACCTTTCGTTGGGCATGCAAAAGGAgtgatttgattttatttctagTTATTGTCAGATTACGAGTCTAGAAGCGTTCTCTCTAGCATCCAGAACGTCAAGGTCCATTAGTTGGATCCTTATCTTTCAAAGGCTTTAGACCGAATAGCTTCATATATGTATAATCCAGGAGCTTGATCAGAATTGGCAGTCCATGGAACGGATACTCAGGAGCTGCTTCATGTACTGGATTTTGAATCTTTGGCGAGTTACATGGAGCGTCCTGTGTAGTTACTGAATAGCAGATCTTGTTGCcagtaaaataaataattaaataaatgaataaagttCAATGAAAAAGAGTAATTCATTTTATTGCTGgatattttctttaaaaatcacatttattataaattttcttACTACAATTGATTGGCAGAAAGACAATTTTATTTGATATGTCAGTGACATCCAACTTAATTTTGTAGATAGCCAATCCACTGGAAATTTGGAACCACAACTCAGCACTACTCTCCATACCCAGAAAACCAAATATCTGCTTCATATTCTAGACTTTGATCATCACTTTGCCAATGATCTATAGAGATATACCTAGGAAACCTACATAATTCCATACCACAGAACAGAGCTTTTTCTCAGTTCTATTATTACCTTTAGACGTCAACCAGACTTCGTATAGGAATATACCATGCGTGTGAATATGGCGACCGCTCCTTGTTTTTCCATACCACCATAACCTCCCCTGCCTATACCGATGGACACTGCAGGCACCATATTTGCCATGACCACCATCACTACCACCTTTTTTACAATTACCAATCTCTACCACCCCCAGCACCATGGTCATTACTGCTACTGCTGCCACTTTCTTTTTTGCGACCACTATTACTACCACTGCCACTACCACCATCGCTACTATCTTTTCATCTTTTGTCGTTACCACTACCATGTTTACTACCATTATCTTTGCTACTATTACCAGCATCACTATCTTTACCACTATCAATAATATTGCCGTTGCCGCCACTATTGTCACTTCTAATGTCTTTGCCGCCACCATTGGTACCACTATTATCATTAAGGCCATCGCCACCCCAAGCACCACTACCACCATCTCCACCACTGTCATTGCTATTGCCGTTGCTGTTGTTAGAGTCACTGTGAACTATATAAAACTAATCTTGTAATGGAACTATATTTTGTCTTGCAATGGGTGTGGTGTCTGAAGTTTGGTAGAACTAAACCTCCCGCTATGCTTTTTTTAAAGAGACCTTCTAGCGCCCCCCCTTTGGTGTATtggcatgagagagagagagagagagagagagagagagagagaaggagagtttTGGCAAGATATTTTTTTGTTGTAGGAAGACTTTTCATGAGGCTTCTTGTAAGTTAGGCATATTATTTTGGccttttttgaataaatttagcTTTTGTCCTCCCAATTTTTTCTTCCACTATTTTTAGTTGATTTAATTAGTGTTTGTTATAAATCTTAAATCGACACAATTAATCTGCTCTAGATAGCTTGCTGTTCTACATGCCGCAGTCACCTCCACACCACCACCAGCTCTTCCCCATCCATAACCCCCACCATCTCCACCGCCGCAACCACCTCCACATCTTTCACCACCACTGCCACCCACACCATTACCACCACCATATTGGTTGTGACCACCAACCTCCAAATCCATTACATTGTTTGATTGACTTTCAATTCTAATGTCTAGGCTGCTACTTCTGGTGCTGGTGGTAACAATGTCATCATATTCTCATAGAAGATGGTTTCTCTTCTACACAAGCCATAATAGCACAGACCATCAGAAGGGAGGCAGCAAAAGTTGCAACAAAGACTAAACCCCGCCAGGGGATCCTCCGAAGGAGACCCCCATTGTCCTCTCACTACAGGAAATTGGCAAATTTCCGACTCTGTATTGCCGATGCTAGATAGAGACGTTGACAATTTCTCCTCGAGCGACAAACCTTTCCAACACTTTTTAGAAGCATTGAAAAATAAAGGGCTCCGCCAACGCTTTTCTTAACATCGTTGGAAGCCGTCaattaccgatgcttataagcattggCGGAAGCCAAAATTCGACAACGCTCTCCATTTATCTCCCCCCACCCCACACCGACCTCCTCCATCAGCCCCAAATTCTTAATTCACCCCGACCACCCCCCTTCTCAACCCCTTTCACTATCTCAGCCCCAAATTACCCACCTCCGTCTCTCTCCACCGcatctctttctcctcctccccctccgacCCCCTCCATCAACCCCAAATCTCTAACCCACCCTGACTGCCCCCCTCCTCAGCCCTTTCACCATCTCAGCCCCAAATCGCCTCTCTCCGCCACTCCTCCCCCCTCTGCTAGCCTCCTCTCCTTGGCCAACTTCCTCctattcttctcctcctcctcctgcacagaccccccccccccccccccccccccccgcccgcGCCAATCCACGGTGTTAGCGACGGAAGCTCTGACCGCCCGCCCTCCTCCAGCCGATTGTCGATCTCAACCATGCGTCCTATCTCCAGGTGATTTTCTTTGCTTACTTAAAGCATTGTTCTACTTGGCATTGTCCTACCCCGACTTGAGGCATTGCTCATATTTTTTAACTCCATACCGGAAGGCCTTTTAGTTCTCCACATTTGGAAGTGCCAAATATGATTGTTTTAATGCATCAGCACACTCCAAGTGAAGTGccaaaatatttacttggtgATATCCTACCTAAAATTTTACTTCATATCAATATGGGTGCATATACTTATGGATTTTCTTGCTCTATACAACACGttcttatgtttttttttaaaaaaaagatactaGTGTCAGGACATCTTGATGCTTAGCTATTATGACAATAAAAGTCTAGCtactgttttaaaaaaaaatgaccataaaaaaCTCTAGATTATATGTTGATTTTGCTAGATTGCTGCACAATTTTTCACTTAGTGTCTAATTTTATTATCTTTTGTAGTCAAGTTGCAATTCAATCATTATTCTAATataatggacaaaagttggttAAATAAGTCGAGATCTAGCAACGAATATTTGAAAGaagttcaaaattttattaaatttgtttTTGAGAAATCTAACATGAATGGAAAGATTTTCTGTCCATGTCAAAAATATGTAAATTGTTCTTCTCTCGCTCCAAAAATTGTTGAAGAATATTTGGTGTGGAATGGTTTTCTAAAAGGTTATACTAAATGGGTATTTCATAGAAAGTCCATATTGTCATCTTCATGTAACCAACCTTCATATATAGAACACACTTCTAGTTTTGGATCCAGTAATCCgaaaaaaaattctgtaggaAAAGATGATATAACGGGCTTACTCAGAGATACTCTTGAACataatattagaaatttaacagaTTTTAATAGAGTACAAGAAGCAACTGCAATACATAATGAGCGAATAGTTACTAATTCTATGCATATTGAAGAACCTATACATTCTGATGACACAGCTCGGTATCATAACTTActaaaagattgtaattaaaaattatattcgggttgtaagaattttatgaagatttcttttcttgtgcatttattccatttgaaatatttgaatggatggtCTCGCAAGCTTTCACTATGCTgcttcaattattaaaggatgCATTTCCGAAAGGTGTTACTTTGTCATTATTTTCTAATGAAGCCAAAAAATAGTACAACAATTAGATCTTAGATACGAAAGATACATAGTTATCCGAATGACTGTATTTTATACCATAGTGAAAATGTTAACCAAGAGCTGGGCCGAATATATAGATCTTTACGATAGAAAAAACATAAAGAAGACGAGCATGACTTGTTGAATGAAGTAGATGACTTGTAGATCCAGGATAATTTAATTGAAAGTTTATATATTAAGTTTTGTTGCagtctaattattttaattcatttgCCTTCAATGTTTTAATGCATATTTTATTACATCTTCATAGATGGACAGAGGAGAgtgaggacgagacggggacccactcaagcaagGGAAGTGTGGCAACTCATGAGGGTAAGAAGACGTCATCCAATGCAACGAACTGGGGCATCCCGTCAAGAGGACTCGAAGCGttttatcaatttttttaggatcggttgcacgtAAGGGTCAGTTGTACCCGCTCAACTATGAAAAGTAAAACGATATGCTTTTTTCATGTAAAGTTGAACTTCTTAGAGTTGTAtaggtaaagaattgaatttgatATTGTTTGTAACGAGGATCGCGAATCACGCGCAGTGAGAGTGAAAGAGCTGTGTGATAGGCAAAGGATTTAACCAAGAGAAGATACGTTAATTTACTTGCCgtcataattttaattttcaatttAACATTGTTATAACATTCTTTAGTTTAATATAGAGTAAGTTTGTGCTCTCTTTAGAGAGCTATGATTAGGTGTtaaagtccctcaaccgcaaatggaaatAATATATGACGAAGTTGAAGACGAACTACAAGGGCGAGGGTGTGATGGTGGAGGAAATTGCtcgtgtttgtcctcctgatgtatacccttATCAGTGaagggagcttgttcactactaGTTTTTCGAAAGAATACAAGTTATGTATATTCTCTTAGTACTTTATAttgtatttattattaatatagattgcaaatatatacatccAATATATTAAATTGTTTACTTTTTTTGGCAGATATATTCTGACATTAGTAGAGTTGTACGAGCATCTTAGTCAGTTTCTCACACTttaggctcgaagagttatgcgaggcgTAGAGATGAATtcataagtttttttgaaactctttacAATTCTTAAAACTTATCATATATCATGTATCATAATATATAGCTTGCCAATATACTAtttgttgtagatggaagagcatggaagggagctTGGTGGGGTGGAGTTCTATAgaatgactcacacccaccgaggtGGCATCATCATCGAATAAGACCAGTCGTGTCGAAGCTCAGATGTTCGCCGAATTGATGGGCCCGGAGCGTTATagtcgagtgaggggttatggtGTTGGATTTACCCCCATTTAATTATCTATAGTGAGCAGAAATACACAAGATGTCCAACAAGGTAGTAGCATTTAGAAGTTTGTAGACTGAAGGCAGCAATAGAGAAGATGAGGCAGAGGCATCATACAAGGATAGAGCATATGACGCAGAGCTATCAAacaaagatacaatctttgaaaGCTCGGCTTGACCAGATTGCATCTATGTTGCATAGGTTTGTCCCTCCTTAGACAAATAACTACAACTATTTGAAaattttacataattatcatGTATTTTTGTATGAGCTTAATGATTTTCGTATTCTTAACTTCTaaactttctatttttttcttgtaggttcgtgatacttcatctactcatAGATATGATTATGATGATGCCATTGACCCCAAGATACCTCATAGACTATTTATTTAGGAGTTTTTTATgtgtatttttttatgtttttgaatCCATTGTAAATGTAAATCGACAATGTAAATGTAATCATATTTGATAATAtgaacaaaattttaaaatttgttaaaataattttattttaaaaaataactctaacgctttaa encodes the following:
- the LOC113463481 gene encoding proline-rich receptor-like protein kinase PERK8, whose amino-acid sequence is MLISIGGSQNSTTLSIYLPPPHTDLLHQPQILNSPRPPPFSTPFTISAPNYPPPSLSTASLSPPPPPTPSINPKSLTHPDCPPPQPFHHLSPKSPLSATPPPSASLLSLANFLLFFSSSSCTDPPPPPPPPRPRQSTVLATEALTARPPPADCRSQPCVLSPDGQRRVRTRRGPTQAREVWQLMRMEEHGRELGGVEFYRMTHTHRGGIIIE